In Deinococcus puniceus, one genomic interval encodes:
- the aspS gene encoding aspartate--tRNA ligase: MKRTAMMGQLNEKHAGQTVTLQGWINRRRDLGGLIFIELRDRSGLVQVQVEPDSAAFAEADKLRGEYVAEIEGIYQMRPEAQRKGGAADFEVIASRVKVLNAAKTPAFELDKGDSVAEDIRLKFRYLDLRRPEMQRNLMLRSKAVASVTRFLDAEGFIAVETPMLTKSTPEGARDFLVPSRLNPGEFYALPQSPQLFKQLLMIAGFDRYYQLARCFRDEDLRADRQPDFTQLDMELSFVEQEDVLELQERLLAAVFRDVLDVELPLPFPRLSYFEAMDKYGSDKPDLRFDSAFVDVTDLFAGGAFQAFASAGSVKVIAAPELTRKQIDELERVAKQHGAKGLAWLKRDGDGFTGGISKFVGDQAAELMSRTGVAAGGTLLFAAGDWQKAVTALGAVRLALRDLFGLAAGGQFHVSWVTEFPQLEYDEDNARWTYMHHPFTAPHLDDIGLFGTERQGEIRAQAYDLVLNGFEIGGGSIRIHDPAVQEKMFAAIGFTPEEAHAQFGFFLDALAAGTPPHGGIAWGFDRLLMVMAGAQSIREVIAFPKNNRGADLMALAPAAVDAAQLAEVGVQVAARVEVE; the protein is encoded by the coding sequence ATGAAACGCACGGCAATGATGGGGCAACTAAACGAGAAGCACGCTGGACAAACCGTCACGCTGCAAGGCTGGATCAACCGCCGCCGCGATTTGGGCGGGCTGATTTTCATCGAATTGCGAGACCGGAGCGGACTGGTACAGGTGCAGGTGGAACCCGATTCGGCGGCGTTTGCTGAGGCCGATAAGCTGCGGGGCGAGTACGTGGCCGAGATCGAGGGGATATATCAGATGCGCCCGGAAGCACAGCGCAAGGGTGGCGCGGCTGATTTTGAAGTCATCGCTTCCCGCGTGAAGGTGCTGAACGCCGCCAAAACGCCCGCCTTCGAGCTGGACAAGGGCGACAGCGTCGCCGAAGACATACGCCTGAAGTTCCGTTATCTGGATTTGCGCCGTCCCGAAATGCAGCGCAACCTGATGCTCCGCAGTAAAGCCGTGGCGTCGGTCACGCGCTTTTTGGACGCTGAGGGGTTTATTGCGGTAGAAACGCCGATGCTCACCAAGTCCACGCCGGAAGGCGCGCGCGACTTTTTGGTACCCAGCCGCCTGAATCCCGGCGAATTTTACGCGCTGCCGCAGTCGCCTCAGCTGTTCAAGCAGCTGCTGATGATCGCCGGATTTGACCGCTACTACCAGTTGGCCCGCTGTTTCCGCGACGAGGATTTACGGGCAGACCGCCAGCCCGACTTCACGCAGCTCGATATGGAACTGAGCTTCGTGGAGCAAGAAGACGTGCTGGAGCTTCAGGAGCGCCTGCTGGCGGCGGTGTTCCGCGACGTGCTGGACGTAGAGTTGCCGCTGCCGTTTCCGCGCCTGTCGTATTTCGAGGCGATGGATAAATACGGTTCCGACAAGCCCGACTTGCGCTTCGATTCGGCGTTTGTAGACGTGACTGACCTGTTCGCGGGCGGTGCATTTCAGGCGTTTGCCAGTGCGGGCAGCGTGAAGGTGATTGCTGCGCCGGAGCTCACGCGTAAGCAGATCGACGAACTGGAACGAGTCGCTAAACAACATGGGGCTAAAGGCTTGGCATGGCTCAAGCGCGACGGTGACGGGTTTACGGGTGGAATCAGCAAGTTCGTGGGCGATCAGGCGGCAGAACTGATGTCGCGCACGGGCGTCGCGGCGGGCGGCACGCTCCTGTTTGCGGCGGGCGATTGGCAAAAAGCCGTGACGGCGTTGGGCGCGGTACGCTTGGCCCTGCGTGACCTGTTCGGGCTGGCGGCGGGTGGGCAATTCCACGTGTCGTGGGTTACGGAATTTCCTCAGCTGGAATACGACGAGGACAACGCCCGCTGGACGTACATGCATCACCCGTTCACTGCTCCGCACCTTGACGACATCGGGCTGTTCGGCACCGAGCGGCAGGGCGAGATTCGCGCTCAGGCCTACGATTTGGTGCTCAATGGGTTTGAGATCGGCGGCGGCAGCATCCGGATTCATGACCCCGCCGTGCAGGAAAAGATGTTCGCGGCGATTGGGTTCACGCCCGAGGAAGCCCACGCCCAGTTCGGCTTTTTTCTGGATGCGCTGGCGGCGGGCACGCCTCCGCACGGCGGCATCGCGTGGGGCTTTGACCGCCTGCTGATGGTGATGGCCGGAGCGCAAAGTATCCGCGAAGTCATCGCGTTTCCGAAGAATAACCGGGGCGCGGATTTGATGGCATTGGCTCCGGCAGCGGTGGACGCGGCGCAACTGGCGGAAGTAGGCGTTCAGGTGGCGGCGCGGGTTGAGGTGGAATAA
- a CDS encoding histidine phosphatase family protein, with protein MPVHASSPDRVFLVRHGRTAGNVSQVLTGGADDPLDEVGQAQAEAVARWFAVENIESPRIFTSSFLRARQTGSAIATALGTQLTVLDGLQEIAPGDWQGRAYADMHTHVHELVRSDGSFGFPGGESLAEVAARFKAALEPVLAEPATPIVVAHGGSLTAYLTDLMGADVRQAWLDGRYAHANTAVTELQKLNQGWHAVKIAFTGHLEHPEKTNKQ; from the coding sequence ATGCCCGTTCACGCCTCCTCCCCAGACCGCGTTTTCCTGGTTCGACATGGCCGCACAGCAGGCAACGTCTCGCAGGTCTTGACTGGGGGCGCGGATGACCCTTTAGATGAAGTGGGGCAAGCACAGGCCGAAGCCGTCGCCCGCTGGTTCGCCGTGGAGAACATAGAATCGCCGCGAATTTTCACCAGCTCTTTCCTCCGGGCCAGACAAACCGGAAGCGCTATTGCTACAGCTCTAGGCACGCAACTCACCGTGCTGGACGGCCTGCAAGAAATCGCCCCCGGAGACTGGCAGGGGAGAGCGTATGCCGACATGCACACCCACGTGCATGAATTGGTGCGCTCTGACGGCAGCTTCGGCTTTCCCGGCGGCGAGAGTTTGGCGGAAGTGGCAGCAAGATTCAAGGCCGCGTTGGAACCTGTGCTGGCCGAACCCGCAACCCCCATCGTCGTCGCTCACGGCGGCTCCCTGACCGCTTATCTGACTGACCTGATGGGCGCAGATGTCCGGCAAGCGTGGCTGGATGGCCGCTACGCCCATGCCAACACAGCGGTAACGGAACTGCAGAAGTTGAATCAGGGCTGGCACGCCGTGAAGATCGCTTTCACAGGCCATCTTGAACACCCTGAAAAGACGAATAAGCAATAA
- the uvrC gene encoding excinuclease ABC subunit UvrC: MHFDDLPVLPTTPGVYIFRRTGTPIYIGKANNLRSRVGQHFKAGGKSGKFTSLADTLEFITARNEVEALVLEANLIKQHRPHYNVMLKDDKHYPFLKLTNEQFPMLLVTRRVIKDGANYYGPYPDASAVRRVKHLIDTMFPLRKNSGLPLQKKPRPCLNFHMGRCLGPCVDKADPDEYTRIVEDVKGLLEGRAAPVIARLRDDMAVAAKGRDFEQAARVRDRVQAVEKLFGTEQHAFVSDETDLDFLGVARAGEYAMVQLFRMRAGRVVGRDKRFLTDAEGDGSGGEGEIVEAFVQDYYTQATHVPGLILLPADFEAAPVWSEFLTEKAGRKIEMRTPKRGDKVDLIEMAQRNAVNGLESEMALLERRGDHPGLDALREVLALPERPWRIEGYDNSNLFGSNIVSGMVVFEGGRSRRGEHRRFKVKGLDHPDDYTSMKQTIVRRFTGSLADKLPLPDLLLIDGGRGQVNAALDALKEADIRVPVVGLAKREERLILPGRFGAQWWLTEGTEVGVDRELLLPQTHPALRMMIGVRDEVHNYAVSYHRKLRGQDMLRSVFDDLPGIGQKRRDALLEHFTSLEDLASAPVEHIARVPGMNARAAQSVKDFLVQREANAAPL; encoded by the coding sequence GTGCATTTTGACGACCTGCCCGTGCTGCCCACCACGCCCGGCGTGTACATTTTTCGCCGCACCGGAACGCCTATTTATATCGGCAAGGCCAACAACCTCCGCTCGCGGGTAGGCCAGCATTTCAAGGCGGGCGGCAAAAGCGGCAAGTTCACGTCGCTGGCCGATACGCTGGAATTTATTACCGCCCGCAACGAGGTGGAAGCCTTGGTGCTGGAAGCCAACCTGATCAAGCAGCACCGCCCGCATTACAACGTGATGCTCAAGGATGACAAGCATTACCCGTTCCTGAAGCTGACCAACGAACAGTTTCCGATGCTGCTGGTCACGCGGCGGGTCATCAAGGACGGGGCCAACTATTACGGCCCATATCCGGATGCTTCGGCGGTGCGGCGGGTGAAACACCTGATCGACACGATGTTTCCGCTGAGGAAGAACAGTGGACTGCCGCTGCAAAAAAAGCCGCGCCCGTGCCTGAATTTTCATATGGGGCGCTGCTTGGGGCCGTGCGTGGACAAGGCCGATCCTGACGAATACACCCGGATCGTAGAGGACGTAAAAGGGCTGCTGGAAGGCCGCGCCGCTCCCGTGATTGCCCGCTTGCGTGACGATATGGCCGTTGCCGCAAAAGGCCGGGATTTCGAGCAGGCCGCCCGCGTGCGTGACCGGGTGCAGGCCGTGGAAAAGCTGTTCGGCACCGAGCAGCACGCCTTTGTGAGCGATGAAACCGACTTGGATTTCTTGGGTGTGGCGCGGGCGGGCGAATACGCGATGGTGCAACTGTTCCGCATGCGGGCGGGGCGGGTGGTGGGCCGCGATAAGCGCTTCCTGACCGATGCGGAGGGCGACGGCAGCGGCGGCGAGGGCGAAATCGTGGAAGCTTTCGTGCAGGACTACTACACGCAGGCTACGCATGTGCCGGGGCTGATCCTGCTTCCAGCAGACTTTGAGGCCGCGCCTGTGTGGAGCGAGTTCCTGACCGAGAAAGCGGGCCGCAAGATTGAGATGAGGACGCCCAAGCGCGGCGATAAAGTGGACTTGATCGAGATGGCGCAGCGCAACGCCGTGAACGGGCTGGAATCCGAAATGGCCCTGCTGGAGCGGCGCGGCGATCATCCGGGGCTGGACGCTCTGCGCGAAGTCTTGGCCTTGCCGGAGCGTCCGTGGCGCATCGAGGGCTACGACAATTCCAACCTGTTCGGCAGCAATATCGTGTCGGGCATGGTGGTGTTCGAGGGCGGGCGCAGTCGCCGGGGCGAACATCGCCGCTTTAAGGTAAAAGGGCTGGATCATCCGGACGACTACACGTCGATGAAGCAGACGATTGTCCGGCGCTTTACGGGCAGTCTGGCTGACAAGTTGCCGCTGCCTGATCTGCTGCTGATCGACGGGGGGCGCGGGCAGGTGAACGCCGCGCTGGACGCCTTGAAGGAAGCGGATATCCGGGTTCCGGTGGTGGGCCTCGCCAAGCGCGAAGAACGCCTGATTTTGCCGGGGCGGTTCGGGGCGCAGTGGTGGTTGACGGAAGGCACGGAAGTCGGCGTAGACCGGGAATTGTTGCTGCCGCAAACGCACCCGGCCCTCCGCATGATGATCGGCGTGCGCGACGAGGTGCACAATTACGCTGTGTCGTACCACCGGAAATTGAGGGGGCAGGACATGCTCCGCAGCGTGTTCGACGACTTGCCGGGGATCGGGCAAAAACGCCGGGACGCTCTGCTGGAACACTTCACGAGCTTGGAGGATTTGGCGAGTGCGCCCGTGGAACACATTGCCCGCGTACCGGGCATGAACGCACGGGCTGCGCAGAGCGTGAAAGACTTTTTGGTGCAGCGGGAAGCAAACGCAGCTCCGTTGTAG
- a CDS encoding lipocalin-like domain-containing protein, whose protein sequence is MEPRWKMLLRAGLLVGALSGSAHAATFGNYVFDLPAGWTQAKQGSGLVLTLPPKSAGDRATIRLTAGAVLTGSLEAWFAAQVAAFNKGAAVQSQSATQADTDENGLPVLATVVVVKAGSGSEWRLFAATKAGNRAEMLVFSASSLESFTAHQGELTGFTDRLNFANVKAPATAGTTKAATPSVSTPAPVVKASSSLPALAAPNVAQLVRAGLNPQKQPFPDEFRCYLSYNGSDYSKPAFALQMLPNGRYRAPGGEGTYKMVQSSSSSLNYVRWQGGPLAGTDDAFLLFDSTYGQTLQLDGVTDEDRRLYCHQRGSAENHALVEFRRKDPQVGKYPCRSLDGKNTDLGTLELLAGRVYRYGGGTGKYAVNIMGKQGDSFSGVDFVGGPLDEEYSTYSEDELGEREFNRILRKMRCSLVAKPIVEPKFGTAKAPAPPAGSGGIEGAYSQTVQNFYPNASLNHYFYIFNKNGYVFTGDPETSLADADCSKTRPNGLPLCEVYSIKNGLITIGNDKPEKWERTATSYKLDGEELNKVTPLGNLKLAGDYQAISTFTAVVGSGGGVFYNNLTFRKDGTFSRESSGGVSITTTTDGTAFGETTGGVSSSSQRKNSGKYTLSGNTLTLTYNDGRVEKQFAYWPNTNNGKPDLEWLYVGGRNYFLDDGK, encoded by the coding sequence ATGGAACCGCGCTGGAAGATGCTGCTGAGGGCCGGACTGTTGGTGGGTGCGCTGTCGGGCAGTGCCCACGCCGCCACGTTCGGCAACTATGTGTTCGATCTTCCGGCGGGCTGGACGCAGGCCAAGCAGGGCAGCGGACTGGTGTTGACGCTGCCGCCCAAGAGTGCCGGAGACCGGGCCACCATTCGGCTCACGGCGGGGGCGGTACTGACGGGAAGCCTCGAGGCTTGGTTCGCGGCGCAGGTGGCGGCATTTAACAAGGGCGCGGCGGTACAGAGCCAGTCAGCCACGCAGGCCGATACCGATGAGAACGGCCTGCCTGTGCTGGCGACTGTTGTGGTGGTGAAGGCGGGCAGCGGCAGCGAATGGCGGTTGTTCGCGGCCACCAAAGCCGGTAACCGGGCCGAGATGCTGGTATTCAGCGCCTCCAGCTTGGAAAGTTTCACGGCGCATCAGGGGGAACTGACGGGCTTCACAGACCGGCTGAACTTTGCGAACGTAAAAGCTCCGGCGACCGCAGGAACAACGAAAGCGGCCACTCCATCGGTCAGCACTCCTGCTCCGGTGGTCAAGGCTTCCAGCTCGCTGCCCGCCTTGGCCGCGCCGAACGTGGCGCAACTGGTGCGGGCGGGGCTGAATCCACAGAAGCAACCCTTTCCCGACGAATTCCGCTGCTACCTGTCCTACAACGGCAGCGACTATTCCAAGCCAGCCTTCGCACTCCAGATGTTGCCGAATGGGCGGTACCGCGCTCCCGGCGGCGAGGGCACTTACAAAATGGTGCAATCGAGCAGCAGCTCGCTGAATTACGTGCGCTGGCAGGGCGGGCCACTGGCAGGCACCGACGACGCCTTTTTGCTGTTCGACAGCACCTACGGCCAGACCCTTCAGCTAGACGGCGTGACCGATGAAGATCGGCGGCTGTACTGCCACCAACGGGGCAGCGCCGAGAATCACGCACTGGTGGAATTTCGGCGCAAAGACCCGCAGGTGGGCAAGTATCCCTGCCGCTCGCTGGACGGCAAAAACACCGACTTGGGCACGCTGGAATTGCTGGCGGGCCGCGTGTACCGCTATGGCGGCGGCACGGGCAAATACGCCGTCAATATCATGGGCAAACAGGGCGACTCGTTCAGCGGCGTGGATTTTGTGGGTGGCCCGCTGGACGAGGAATATTCCACCTACTCCGAAGATGAGTTGGGCGAGCGTGAATTTAACCGCATCCTACGGAAGATGCGGTGTAGTCTGGTGGCCAAGCCGATAGTCGAGCCGAAATTTGGCACCGCCAAGGCTCCGGCCCCGCCTGCCGGGTCGGGCGGCATCGAGGGCGCATATTCTCAAACCGTCCAGAACTTTTACCCGAATGCCAGCCTGAATCATTACTTCTATATCTTCAATAAGAACGGGTATGTGTTTACTGGCGATCCAGAAACGTCGTTGGCCGACGCCGATTGCAGCAAGACTCGGCCCAATGGCTTGCCACTCTGTGAGGTGTATTCCATCAAAAATGGCCTGATCACGATTGGCAACGACAAACCGGAGAAGTGGGAACGCACCGCCACAAGCTATAAACTGGACGGCGAAGAACTGAACAAAGTGACGCCGTTGGGGAACCTCAAATTGGCGGGAGACTATCAGGCCATCAGTACATTCACGGCGGTAGTAGGTTCGGGCGGCGGCGTCTTCTACAACAATCTGACCTTCCGAAAAGACGGCACGTTTAGCAGAGAATCGAGTGGCGGTGTTTCTATCACCACCACCACCGACGGCACAGCTTTTGGTGAAACGACAGGCGGGGTATCGAGCAGCAGCCAGCGCAAAAACAGTGGCAAATACACGCTGTCGGGCAATACATTGACACTGACGTATAACGATGGGCGGGTAGAAAAACAGTTTGCCTATTGGCCTAACACCAACAACGGGAAACCGGATCTGGAATGGCTGTATGTGGGTGGCCGGAACTATTTTTTGGATGATGGCAAGTGA
- a CDS encoding phosphatase PAP2 family protein, giving the protein MWAFLKANWRALLLLLLGVLGPLLLFSELAEEVFEEGGFAWDVSVLAWYRENRTPGLTALANALAGLGGVWVLPVVTALIAWLLARAGAKAHGWFLVLALAGAALLNGAAKLFFQRARPDVLEALVREPGFSFPSGHAMSNAAFGFALILVFWRSRAGWPVAVVAGVWAIAVGASRNYLGVHYPSDVLAGFLASAAWVAGLYLLMGRRWPRLRKSPKGERDTR; this is encoded by the coding sequence TTGTGGGCGTTCCTGAAGGCCAATTGGCGGGCGTTGTTGTTGCTGCTGCTGGGTGTGCTGGGGCCACTGCTGCTGTTTTCGGAACTGGCCGAAGAAGTGTTCGAGGAAGGCGGATTCGCGTGGGACGTGTCGGTGCTGGCGTGGTACAGAGAGAACCGGACACCGGGGCTGACTGCTCTGGCCAACGCTTTGGCCGGACTGGGCGGCGTCTGGGTGTTGCCGGTGGTCACGGCCCTGATCGCTTGGTTGTTGGCACGCGCTGGAGCCAAGGCACACGGTTGGTTTCTGGTGTTGGCCTTGGCGGGGGCGGCCCTCCTCAACGGAGCGGCCAAGCTGTTCTTCCAACGTGCCCGGCCTGACGTGTTGGAGGCGTTGGTGCGGGAGCCGGGCTTCAGCTTTCCCAGCGGCCACGCCATGAGCAATGCCGCGTTTGGATTTGCCCTAATTCTGGTGTTCTGGCGCTCACGGGCGGGCTGGCCGGTGGCGGTGGTGGCCGGGGTGTGGGCCATTGCCGTCGGGGCCAGCCGCAATTATCTGGGCGTGCATTACCCGTCCGATGTGCTGGCGGGTTTTTTGGCTTCGGCGGCGTGGGTGGCCGGGCTGTACCTGCTGATGGGCCGCAGGTGGCCGAGGCTGAGGAAATCGCCGAAGGGGGAACGGGACACGCGGTAA
- a CDS encoding aspartate kinase: protein MSDAPTLLVMKFGGTNMGDARAIRHSASLAGRSVREGVRVVVVVSAMAGVTNQLLRLADAAQTGDIAAANDEIAAMRTRHFTAAQELGAAPDSDAVREIREMHETLRQAVYGVYLLRELTPRSRDLIVAFGERLSAPLMTLALEQSGVRAHHVTGGEAGIVTDTHFGNARPLPSAYARIKDRLSGLLNAGVTPVVAGFMGETEQGALTTLGRGGTDFSATIIGKALGATEVWAWKDVDGVMSADPRVVKDARNIEILSYGEVMELAYFGAKVLHPLAVTPLQESGIPLRVKSAADPDFPGTLVQADPHDDARHPVKAVTAIRNVSIINVTGAGVLGVPEVVASLFSAIARENITLLMVSQSSSMSNVSLAVQSVYAERTVSALRAAVSGELKVEEQPGVAVLAIVGSGMRGQKGVAAKLFGALAGDDVNILMISQGSSELNISVAVEDAQVEHATRAVHGAFALQEVASGV, encoded by the coding sequence ATGTCAGACGCTCCCACCTTACTCGTCATGAAATTCGGCGGCACCAACATGGGCGACGCCCGCGCCATTCGCCACAGCGCCTCTCTGGCAGGCCGCAGCGTGCGGGAAGGCGTGCGTGTGGTGGTGGTGGTGTCGGCCATGGCGGGCGTGACCAACCAGTTGCTCCGCTTGGCCGACGCCGCCCAGACGGGCGATATCGCCGCTGCCAACGATGAGATCGCCGCCATGCGAACCCGCCACTTCACGGCGGCGCAGGAACTCGGCGCGGCCCCCGACAGCGACGCCGTGCGCGAAATCCGCGAGATGCACGAAACCCTGCGTCAGGCGGTGTACGGCGTGTATCTGCTGCGCGAACTGACGCCCCGCAGCCGTGACCTGATCGTGGCCTTCGGTGAGCGGCTGTCTGCCCCCCTGATGACGCTGGCCCTCGAACAGTCGGGCGTGCGTGCCCACCACGTCACGGGGGGCGAGGCAGGCATCGTCACCGACACGCATTTCGGCAATGCCCGGCCCCTGCCCAGTGCCTACGCCCGCATCAAAGACCGACTCAGCGGCCTGCTCAATGCGGGCGTGACCCCGGTGGTGGCCGGATTCATGGGCGAAACCGAACAGGGCGCACTGACCACGCTGGGGCGCGGCGGCACCGATTTCAGCGCCACGATTATCGGCAAGGCGCTGGGAGCCACCGAAGTCTGGGCATGGAAAGACGTGGACGGCGTGATGAGTGCCGACCCCAGAGTCGTGAAAGACGCCCGCAACATCGAAATTCTGAGCTACGGCGAAGTGATGGAACTGGCCTATTTCGGGGCCAAAGTACTGCACCCGCTGGCCGTGACCCCGCTGCAAGAGAGCGGCATTCCCCTGCGCGTCAAGAGTGCCGCCGACCCCGATTTCCCCGGCACGCTGGTGCAGGCCGACCCCCACGACGACGCCCGCCATCCGGTGAAGGCTGTCACCGCCATTCGCAATGTGAGCATCATCAACGTGACCGGAGCAGGCGTGCTGGGCGTGCCGGAAGTCGTGGCCAGTCTGTTCAGCGCCATAGCCCGTGAAAACATCACCCTGCTGATGGTGTCTCAGAGCAGTTCGATGAGTAACGTGTCGCTGGCCGTGCAAAGCGTGTACGCCGAGCGCACCGTGTCGGCCCTGCGTGCGGCGGTAAGCGGGGAACTGAAAGTCGAGGAACAACCCGGCGTAGCTGTCCTTGCCATCGTGGGCAGCGGCATGCGCGGGCAAAAGGGCGTGGCGGCCAAGCTGTTCGGGGCGCTCGCGGGCGACGACGTGAACATTCTGATGATCAGTCAGGGCAGCAGCGAGCTGAACATCAGCGTGGCCGTAGAAGACGCACAAGTCGAACACGCGACACGGGCGGTTCACGGCGCGTTTGCGCTTCAGGAAGTGGCGAGCGGCGTGTAG
- a CDS encoding CopD family protein, which produces MIPLLILAKGLLYAGAVVLVGGTFTRRALTPAHPARRILGVGGLLLLAGMFLTLLGTLAVVGFTAPADYLDYLTQTGAGRALTLLLIGALLLLAAELGQWPRPLTAAAAAITLWGLAGIGHGATHGPTVRLLHVVHAGAMCLWVGGVLALLTLRVAGPQHAARFTPVATACVFTLALTGTFATLEHAGTLWGVWNSTYGFTLMVKLGVVALTLLAALLARRAFARVRGIRPQLALELALLVGVLAVTATLSETPPPTHDSGQMNMEGH; this is translated from the coding sequence GTGATCCCCCTCCTGATCCTCGCCAAAGGCCTGCTGTACGCGGGCGCTGTGGTGCTGGTGGGCGGCACCTTTACCCGCCGCGCCCTGACGCCCGCCCACCCTGCCCGCCGAATCTTGGGCGTGGGCGGCCTGTTGCTGCTGGCAGGCATGTTCCTGACGCTGCTGGGTACGCTGGCCGTGGTGGGCTTCACCGCGCCTGCCGATTACCTCGATTACCTGACCCAGACCGGGGCGGGCCGCGCCCTGACGCTGCTCCTGATCGGCGCATTGTTGCTGCTGGCCGCCGAATTGGGGCAGTGGCCCCGCCCCCTGACTGCCGCCGCCGCCGCCATCACCTTGTGGGGACTGGCGGGAATCGGGCACGGCGCGACGCACGGCCCCACCGTCCGCCTGCTGCACGTGGTTCATGCCGGGGCCATGTGCCTGTGGGTAGGTGGCGTGCTGGCTCTCCTGACCCTGCGCGTGGCTGGCCCACAACATGCAGCCCGCTTTACCCCAGTCGCCACTGCCTGCGTCTTCACCCTGGCCCTTACCGGAACGTTTGCCACACTGGAACACGCCGGAACGCTGTGGGGCGTCTGGAACAGCACTTACGGTTTCACGCTGATGGTCAAGCTGGGTGTGGTGGCCCTGACCCTGCTGGCTGCCCTGCTGGCCCGCCGCGCCTTTGCCCGCGTCCGGGGAATCCGGCCCCAATTGGCACTGGAACTGGCCCTGTTGGTGGGGGTACTGGCCGTGACCGCCACCCTGTCGGAAACGCCTCCGCCGACGCATGATTCGGGGCAGATGAACATGGAGGGGCATTGA
- a CDS encoding copper resistance CopC family protein, translating to MTRTLALLLAALGTASAHTEVTVVSPTPTLPVSAPKAVLLQFSEPVNLRFASFRVLPMPSAKTPAEVAKMALALKPDSPQLVNTGGLLSGMAAKLSLPLKPNLKAGPYLIAWAVLSEDGHPVTGQSLFRVR from the coding sequence TTGACCCGCACCCTTGCCCTCCTATTGGCCGCCCTCGGTACGGCCTCTGCCCACACCGAAGTCACGGTGGTCAGCCCCACCCCCACCTTGCCCGTCAGTGCCCCCAAAGCCGTACTGCTCCAGTTTTCAGAACCCGTGAATCTGCGCTTTGCTTCCTTCCGGGTGCTGCCGATGCCCAGCGCCAAAACGCCTGCCGAAGTTGCAAAAATGGCGCTGGCGCTGAAGCCTGATTCTCCTCAACTGGTCAACACTGGCGGCCTTCTCAGCGGCATGGCGGCCAAGCTCAGCCTGCCCCTCAAGCCCAACCTGAAAGCAGGCCCGTACCTGATCGCTTGGGCCGTCCTGTCGGAAGACGGCCACCCCGTAACCGGCCAAAGCCTGTTCCGCGTCCGGTGA
- a CDS encoding DUF1775 domain-containing protein, with the protein MFKSLILTVLLAALPFAAAHATVRTEAGLSESKAGAGESYRLNVPTEKEISTTEVRLLVPAGVTITRFQTMPGFTRTVTKNAAGLVTEVVWKGRIAPMEFARFLFSARNPADAGTLSWKVYQKYSDGSVVAWDDSDPEKTPASKTTVK; encoded by the coding sequence ATGTTCAAATCCCTGATTCTGACCGTCCTGCTCGCTGCCCTCCCGTTTGCCGCCGCCCACGCCACCGTCAGAACAGAGGCGGGTCTGAGCGAAAGCAAGGCAGGCGCGGGCGAGAGCTACCGCCTGAACGTCCCCACCGAAAAAGAAATCAGCACCACTGAAGTCCGTCTGCTTGTTCCGGCGGGCGTGACCATCACCCGTTTTCAGACCATGCCCGGCTTTACCCGAACCGTCACCAAAAACGCGGCTGGCCTCGTGACCGAAGTGGTCTGGAAGGGCCGCATCGCCCCGATGGAATTCGCCCGCTTCTTGTTCAGCGCCCGCAATCCTGCCGACGCCGGAACACTGAGCTGGAAGGTGTACCAGAAATACAGCGACGGCTCGGTGGTGGCGTGGGATGACAGTGACCCCGAAAAAACGCCTGCCAGCAAAACCACCGTCAAGTAG
- a CDS encoding YceI family protein, producing the protein MNQPSSLRWLSLPALVAGLLGAAAAATVPYTAAGGMATFEHKVRFINVKGNITDVTSTVQLDANDLAATKGTVTVPVVRLKTGIGLRDDHAKSDVALNAAKFPNAVFTLEKLTGGKLVEGQTLSTTATGKLTIKGKTLPISAPVKATLQGGKVNVSTQFKINPKDYEVNYPGSSDSATLNVTFTLAPR; encoded by the coding sequence ATGAATCAACCCTCAAGCTTGCGCTGGTTGTCACTTCCTGCCCTTGTCGCTGGCCTGCTGGGGGCTGCCGCCGCCGCCACTGTGCCCTACACCGCTGCGGGCGGAATGGCGACTTTCGAACACAAGGTGCGCTTTATCAATGTCAAGGGCAATATCACCGACGTGACCAGCACCGTGCAGCTTGATGCCAACGATCTGGCGGCCACCAAGGGCACGGTCACGGTGCCTGTGGTGCGGCTGAAAACGGGGATCGGCCTGCGCGATGATCATGCCAAGAGCGACGTGGCCTTGAACGCCGCCAAGTTTCCCAACGCGGTGTTTACGCTGGAGAAACTGACGGGCGGCAAACTGGTGGAAGGCCAAACGCTGTCCACGACGGCCACCGGAAAGCTGACCATCAAGGGCAAAACATTGCCGATCAGTGCGCCGGTGAAGGCCACCTTGCAGGGCGGCAAGGTCAATGTGAGTACGCAGTTCAAGATCAATCCGAAGGACTACGAAGTGAACTATCCGGGCAGCAGCGATTCGGCCACGTTGAACGTGACGTTTACGCTCGCGCCGCGCTGA